In a single window of the Limnochorda sp. L945t genome:
- the extP gene encoding selenite/tellurite reduction operon b-type cytochrome ExtP — protein sequence MGAIIRWVKSTRLFRSIYREGYPTTPRTRVAVILNSLALHLHPVRVPRRATRVTYTWGLGGLSVYMFVLLTITGVFLMWYYIPSTQDAYWSIRFIESEVTFGQFMRNLHRWAAHGMVIIVFLHMCRVFYTGAYKPPREFNWVIGVALLTITFLLSFTGYLLPWDQLAYWAITVGTNMGGATPFIGDQVRRMLLGGLDIGQATLVRWYTLHVIFLPLLTIVLMSLHFWRVRKDGNISTPVLEDEPEPPGYPPVIEQEG from the coding sequence ATGGGTGCCATCATCCGGTGGGTGAAGTCCACCCGCCTGTTTCGCTCCATCTACCGGGAAGGGTATCCGACGACGCCCCGTACCCGGGTCGCGGTCATCCTCAACAGCCTGGCCCTGCACCTGCACCCGGTACGCGTGCCCCGGCGGGCTACCCGGGTCACGTACACGTGGGGGCTGGGTGGGCTCTCGGTTTACATGTTCGTCCTTCTGACCATTACCGGGGTCTTCCTGATGTGGTACTACATCCCCAGCACGCAGGACGCCTACTGGTCCATCCGCTTCATCGAAAGCGAGGTCACCTTCGGGCAGTTCATGCGCAACCTGCACCGCTGGGCGGCCCACGGCATGGTGATCATCGTCTTCCTGCACATGTGCCGGGTCTTCTACACGGGCGCCTACAAGCCGCCGCGGGAGTTCAACTGGGTCATCGGGGTGGCGCTGCTCACCATCACCTTCCTGCTGAGCTTCACCGGCTACCTGTTGCCCTGGGATCAGCTCGCCTACTGGGCCATCACCGTCGGCACCAACATGGGGGGCGCGACGCCGTTCATCGGCGATCAGGTCCGGCGCATGCTGCTGGGCGGTCTCGATATCGGGCAGGCGACGCTGGTGCGCTGGTACACCCTGCACGTGATCTTCCTGCCGCTCCTGACCATCGTGCTCATGTCGCTCCACTTCTGGCGAGTCCGCAAGGACGGCAACATCTCGACCCCGGTGCTCGAGGACGAGCCCGAGCCGCCGGGCTATCCCCCGGTCATCGAGCAGGAGGGGTGA